In Musa acuminata AAA Group cultivar baxijiao chromosome BXJ3-9, Cavendish_Baxijiao_AAA, whole genome shotgun sequence, a single genomic region encodes these proteins:
- the LOC135648784 gene encoding transcription factor MYB3-like, translating to MGHHCCSKQKVKRGLWSPEEDEKLVKYITSHGHSCWSTVPKEAGLQRCGKSCRLRWINYLRPDLKRGTFSEEEERIIIDVHRILGNRWAQIAKHLPGRTDNEVKNIWNSCIKKKLISQGLDPTTHNLFPSSRPTNGSINPDELHQLHYTRSPTTPFTISPPIRSHDRMKSHMELNPPLETPPHASAVPLHETAPVPNFQYQDDHVLMSFKDHGSHASLDFMNGSSSSSSLDHTNMSSSSFHEPGFIDDCMWDDSTVEPLEALQQAEDLVQAQPTMCRMGVDEASEKGMVMETSYGSATLDLEMMESALLPCGEFCSGSSMEHLQWDC from the exons ATGGGTCAccactgctgcagcaagcagaagGTGAAGAGAGGCCTGTGGTCTCCTGAGGAAGATGAGAAGCTGGTCAAGTACATCACCTCCCATGGCCATAGCTGCTGGAGCACTGTCCCCAAAGAagcag GGTTACAAAGGTGTGGAAAGAGTTGCAGGCTAAGGTGGATCAACTACTTGAGGCCTGACCTAAAAAGGGGAACCTTctcggaagaagaagaaagaatcatcATAGATGTGCACAGGATCCTAGGCAACAG GTGGGCTCAGATAGCAAAGCATCTCCCTGGGAGGACAGACAACGAGGTCAAGAACATCTGGAACTCATGCATAAAGAAGAAACTGATATCGCAAGGCTTGGATCCGACGACACATAACCTATTCCCCTCTTCTCGTCCTACCAACGGCAGCATCAACCCAGACGAGCTTCATCAGCTCCACTATACTCGATCGCCCACCACGCCCTTCACCATCAGCCCCCCCATTAGAAGCCATGACAGAATGAAGAGCCACATGGAACTGAATCCGCCCCTGGAAACACCACCACATGCTTCTGCCGTTCCCTTGCATGAGACAGCACCTGTGCCCAACTTCCAGTACCAAGACGACCATGTCTTGATGAGCTTCAAGGACCACGGCTCGCATGCTTCGCTCGACTTTATGAAcggctcttcttcctcctcttccttagaCCACACCAACATGTCCTCCTCTTCGTTCCATGAACCTGGTTTCATCGATGATTGCATGTGGGATGACAGCACCGTGGAACCACTGGAAGCGCTGCAGCAAGCTGAAGATCTAGTGCAGGCGCAACCCACGATGTGCAGAATGGGCGTCGATGAGGCGAGCGAGAAGGGGATGGTGATGGAGACCTCCTACGGCAGTGCCACGCTCGATCTTGAGATGATGGAGAGCGCATTGTTGCCTTGTGGAGAGTTTTGCAGCGGGAGCTCAATGGAGCACCTGCAATGGGATTGTTAG
- the LOC135585910 gene encoding pentatricopeptide repeat-containing protein At2g13600-like, producing the protein SPPRRKSPAPQTLLNSYPDIRVGPSVYASDAVRGLASRPSFVAALAAMYSRHGAVRCAHRLLDQMPDRDPVSWNMAISAWFRAGNCRAAQQLFDRMPWPNDVTWSAMIAGYSQSGRARDSLLMFRKMRREAACTLTSCNVVAGVLSACTQSGELSFGAQVHGFAVKISRYTEADAFVGGALVDMYGRCGCIGLARLAFDCMAERTVVAWSSLIANYVRKGDVLVAIDVLREMIQGGTEPNNVTLTTLISACSHIPFLSYGRELHAAVVRRSSRKPDVFVSTALIGMYSKWGSLSCAQNVFHMVGSYLGFWPTAIWNALITGYVANGSLDGALKTFQYMCRSSNAGSQLNSVTMAIVLPICSRLVLILHGEELHCYAIKHGLEKEIVVGNGLLHFYSKCGNIALARKQFDMMTEKNTISWTTLIDGYGMQGDGRSAIKVFENMVRDANVKPDNITFVALVSACSHSGLVEEGLRYFEVMTREYGIIPTEENYGCLVDLVARSGNIDEANKFIKKLPVEPTENIWGALLGACRIHQNLDVAELAMQHLRHLEQRGSGFQALLSNLYAEMDRRDGSVKLQQEMVEIGVPKRKGYSWLESKKDSAAIC; encoded by the coding sequence TCGCCCCCACGGCGCAAATCGCCCGCCCCTCAGACTCTCCTCAACTCTTACCCCGACATCCGCGTGGGTCCATCGGTCTATGCCAGCGACGCCGTCCGCGGCCTCGCCTCCCGCCCATCCTTCGTTGCCGCGCTAGCGGCCATGTACTCGAGGCACGGCGCTGTCCGATGCGCCCATCGGCTGCTCGACCAAATGCCCGACCGAGACCCCGTCTCCTGGAACATGGCTATATCCGCCTGGTTCCGCGCCGGCAACTGCCGCGCGGCTCAGCAGCTCTTCGACCGTATGCCGTGGCCTAACGACGTCACCTGGTCCGCCATGATCGCCGGGTACTCCCAGAGCGGCCGCGCTCGCGATTCCTTGCTAATGTTCAGGAAAATGAGGAGAGAGGCGGCGTGCACTTTGACTAGTTGTAATGTTGTTGCCGGCGTTCTCTCTGCCTGCACGCAGTCTGGTGAACTTAGCTTCGGAGCGCAGGTCCATGGTTTTGCGGTGAAGATCAGCAGGTACACTGAAGCCGATGCCTTCGTCGGTGGAGCTTTGGTCGACATGTATGGCAGGTGCGGCTGCATTGGACTTGCTAGGCTTGCATTTGACTGCATGGCTGAGAGAACCGTGGTGGCTTGGTCTTCGCTTATCGCAAACTATGTGCGTAAAGGTGATGTTTTGGTGGCTATAGACGTCTTGAGGGAAATGATTCAGGGTGGCACGGAGCCGAACAATGTAACGTTAACCACCTTGATCTCTGCATGCTCCCACATACCGTTTCTCTCCTACGGACGGGAATTGCATGCTGCTGTTGTCAGAAGGAGCTCAAGGAAGCCAGACGTGTTTGTGTCAACTGCATTGATCGGCATGTATTCCAAGTGGGGATCCCTGTCCTGTGCTCAGAATGTGTTTCATATGGTTGGAAGTTATTTGGGTTTTTGGCCGACGGCAATATGGAACGCGTTGATCACAGGATATGTGGCAAATGGTAGTCTGGATGGTGCCTTGAAGACATTCCAGTACATGTGCCGGTCATCTAATGCAGGATCACAGTTGAACTCTGTGACCATGGCTATTGTTCTTCCTATCTGCAGTAGATTGGTGTTGATACTTCATGGGGAAGAACTCCATTGTTATGCCATAAAACATGGATTGGAAAAAGAGATTGTTGTAGGAAATGGGCTTTTGCACTTTTATAGCAAGTGCGGAAACATTGCTCTCGCAAGGAAACAGTTTGACATGATGACAGAGAAGAACACGATCTCCTGGACTACGCTGATCGATGGCTATGGAATGCAAGGTGATGGACGCAGTGCAATCAAAGTTTTTGAAAATATGGTGAGAGATGCAAATGTGAAGCCAGACAATATCACTTTTGTAGCACTTGTCTCTGCATGTAGTCATTCTGGTCTGGTGGAGGAAGGCCTTAGATACTTTGAAGTGATGACTCGAGAGTATGGAATCATACCTACAGAAGAAAATTATGGGTGCCTGGTAGATCTTGTAGCTCGATCTGGAAACATAGATGAAGCTAACAAATTTATCAAGAAACTTCCAGTAGAGCCTACTGAAAATATTTGGGGTGCCCTACTTGGTGCTTGCAGAATTCACCAGAATCTTGATGTGGCAGAACTTGCAATGCAGCATCTACGCCATCTTGAGCAACGGGGAAGTGGTTTTCAAGCACTGTTATCTAACCTATATGCTGAGATGGATAGAAGAGATGGTTCTGTCAAGCTGCAGCAGGAGATGGTAGAAATTGGCGTGCCAAAGAGGAAAGGTTATAGTTGGTTGGAGAGTAAGAAGGACTCAGCCGCAATATGTTGA